A window of Candidatus Fermentibacter sp. genomic DNA:
AAGGCCGCCAGCGCCTCCGAGGCGTACCGGTTGAGCCTCTCCATGAACGACACGGCCTCGTCGAGGGCGGAATCCTCCACATGCCCCTCCTTCAGGGCCGTGCAGAGAATCCCGGTTCCCAGGGGCTTCGAGAGGATCAGGGCGTCGCCGGCCCGCGCCCGCGAGTTGCGTATCGCCCTCGCCGGGTGGATCACGCCGGTGACGCTCATGCCGAACATCACTTCCTTCTGGTCGACGCTGTGGCCACCCACGAGCGCAACGCCCGCCTCGACCATCTTCTCGGCCGCGCCCGACAGCAGCTCCCGCACGACCCCGGGGGGCAGCTTCGACGCGGGGAAACCGAGGATGTTCATGGCCGTCAGCGGCCGGCCGCCCATCGCCCAGATGTCCGACAGGCAGTTGGCGGCTACTATCCTGCCGCTCGCCCTGGCGGAATTGACCGCGGGAGAGAAGAAATCGACGGTCTGGACGAGCGCGGTGTCGTCGGAGATCCTGAAGATCCCGGCGTCGTCCATCGTCTCCATCCCCACGATCAGGTCAGGAGTCTCGAATTTCGGTATCCCCGACAGCAGCCCGGACAGCCTGTCCGGGGGCAGCTTGCCGGCTCAACCCGCACAGGGCGAGAAGTCGAGCAGCCTCACCGAATCGGCCACGGCCCGGACATTCCTGTCGGCGAGGCTCGGCACTCCGAGCTTCCGGCAGGCGGTGGGCTCGCCCGTCCCGGAATGCGCCGCCATGCAGGAGGCACAGTCGCCGTGATTGGAGCAGCTCGCCGTGCACGGGCATCCGTCTACGCTCTTCTCCGCCATCGATCCATCACCTCCCTCCGTGCAGTGCAGTGTCGGCACGTCCTCCGGAAGATCACCGGGAGGACATGGAAGTGCGATTATCGGGGATCGGTCCCCGCGGCGCCATCTCCCCGCGCGTCCGGCAGGGGCGTCTCCCTCGTGCCTGCGCAAGGATCGCCCGACAGGACCTTGCTCATGACATGGATGTCCTGCCTGACCCGCCAGCCCAGCCTCTCGTAGAAGGCGACGGCGGGGTTGTCGCGGTAGATGAAGAGGTGGACCTTCTCTATCCCTTCATCGAGGAGGGCGCGCTCGACCCTCTCCATCAGGAGCCTGCCCCCGCCCGTTCCCTGGAGACGTGACGAGACGGCGAGATGGTAGACGTATCCCCGCCGGGTGTCGTGGCCCGCCATGACCGAGCCCGCGACCCCGGTGCCGTCGAGGAGCACGAAGCAGAGCGGCCCGTTGGCGCCGAGGAACCTCTCGAAACCCGCGCGCGAATCCGCCGCGGTCATGGCATTGCCCGGGAAGCCCGACCAGAGGGCCGCCAGGGCGTCGTAATCGCCTGCCTCCATGAGCCTTGTATCCATGTCAGGAGCCTCCGGGCCGCCCGACGCGGTCCCTCGTGCCGGCCTCGGCGTAGACGGCGGCAGCTGCGAGGAGCACCGAGGAGGCGACGTACATGTCGGGGTGTACCGAGGCGGTCCCCATCCCGAGGATCCGCGGGAGG
This region includes:
- a CDS encoding GNAT family N-acetyltransferase, whose product is MDTRLMEAGDYDALAALWSGFPGNAMTAADSRAGFERFLGANGPLCFVLLDGTGVAGSVMAGHDTRRGYVYHLAVSSRLQGTGGGRLLMERVERALLDEGIEKVHLFIYRDNPAVAFYERLGWRVRQDIHVMSKVLSGDPCAGTRETPLPDARGDGAAGTDPR
- the selD gene encoding selenide, water dikinase SelD → MPPDRLSGLLSGIPKFETPDLIVGMETMDDAGIFRISDDTALVQTVDFFSPAVNSARASGRIVAANCLSDIWAMGGRPLTAMNILGFPASKLPPGVVRELLSGAAEKMVEAGVALVGGHSVDQKEVMFGMSVTGVIHPARAIRNSRARAGDALILSKPLGTGILCTALKEGHVEDSALDEAVSFMERLNRYASEALAAFDVSALTDVTGFGLLGHSVAMAKTSGVTIEVDPDLVPVLDGAMELADRYLPGGSGRNWDYDRANVEMPLDVDPRMLAVLMDSQTSGGLLAAVAPGQAEDAVERLRECGDTRASVIGRLLPPSPFPVRVRGKNVK